A window from Jatrophihabitans sp. encodes these proteins:
- a CDS encoding sugar transferase: MAGDDGDVPRSSQLTVAGLTASSLDSSPARLNPGIDSGPPADLDPGAGLGVDAPSQDRIPVSAPFSQSLPPVIAGWADHGSLEPAPEDSGTLRRRSRWLRLYQRGLVGADLAAAWTAIAIAYLLRFGAHTSAPLNMLVAALLPLGWVALIGVNHGYGGRLVGVGAAEFQRIFRAFLHVTALIAFTSFVTHAELARGFVLLALPLALCLNLLARYAARKWLHAQRLRGRAMKSVLLVGDAEAISKFTEVLRRDLHAGLRVVGACVPSEAIADMQTIDTLAEAEVTLLGDVDSIVGAVRLSGADTVAVVSSGALGPEKLRWVSWQLEGSSTDLVVSPGLTEVAGPRLHILPVAGLPLLHVDEPKFTGFRRVLKGAFDRSVAALALVVLAPVFLALALAVRLTSSGPALFRQVRVGRAGSTFVMLKFRSMYADAEERLASLREQSDHGDGVLFKMREDPRVTRVGKFLRKYSLDELPQLINVLLGTMSLVGPRPPLPLEVARYEDHVHRRLLVKPGLTGLWQVSGRSDLSWDESVQLDLRYVENWSLGEDLFILWKTARAVAAGSGAY; encoded by the coding sequence ATGGCTGGCGACGATGGCGATGTGCCACGGTCCAGCCAGCTGACGGTCGCCGGCCTGACCGCTTCCAGCCTCGACTCGAGCCCCGCCCGTCTCAACCCAGGCATCGACTCAGGCCCCCCCGCCGATCTCGACCCGGGTGCCGGCTTGGGCGTCGACGCCCCCAGCCAGGACCGAATCCCCGTGAGCGCCCCGTTCTCCCAGAGCCTGCCGCCGGTGATCGCGGGCTGGGCCGACCACGGCTCGCTCGAACCGGCGCCCGAGGACTCCGGGACCCTGCGCCGCCGCTCACGCTGGCTCCGGCTGTATCAGCGCGGCCTGGTCGGCGCGGACCTGGCCGCCGCGTGGACGGCCATCGCCATCGCCTACCTGCTGCGCTTCGGCGCGCACACCTCCGCGCCGCTGAACATGCTGGTGGCCGCCCTGCTGCCGCTGGGCTGGGTCGCCCTGATCGGGGTCAACCACGGTTACGGCGGCCGGCTGGTCGGTGTCGGCGCCGCGGAGTTCCAGCGGATCTTCCGCGCCTTCCTGCACGTCACCGCGCTGATCGCGTTCACCTCGTTCGTCACCCACGCCGAGCTGGCTCGCGGCTTCGTGCTGCTCGCCCTGCCGCTGGCCCTGTGCCTGAACCTGCTGGCCCGCTACGCCGCGCGCAAGTGGTTGCACGCCCAGCGGCTGCGGGGCCGGGCGATGAAGTCGGTGCTGCTGGTCGGTGACGCCGAGGCCATCAGCAAGTTCACCGAGGTGCTGCGCCGTGACCTGCACGCAGGCCTGCGAGTGGTCGGCGCCTGTGTCCCGTCCGAGGCGATAGCCGACATGCAGACCATCGACACCCTGGCCGAGGCCGAGGTGACGCTGCTCGGCGACGTCGACTCGATCGTCGGCGCGGTGCGTCTGAGCGGGGCTGACACGGTGGCCGTGGTGTCCTCCGGCGCGCTCGGCCCCGAGAAGCTGCGCTGGGTCTCCTGGCAGCTGGAAGGCAGCTCGACCGACCTGGTGGTCTCGCCCGGCCTGACCGAGGTGGCCGGTCCGCGGCTGCACATCCTGCCGGTGGCCGGGCTGCCGCTGCTGCACGTGGACGAGCCGAAGTTCACCGGGTTCCGCCGGGTGCTCAAGGGCGCCTTCGACCGCAGTGTCGCGGCCCTGGCGCTGGTGGTGCTCGCGCCGGTGTTCCTGGCGCTCGCGCTGGCGGTGCGGCTGACCAGCTCCGGGCCCGCGCTGTTCCGCCAGGTCCGGGTCGGGCGGGCCGGCAGCACCTTCGTGATGCTGAAGTTCCGGTCGATGTACGCCGACGCCGAGGAGCGGCTGGCCAGCCTGCGGGAGCAGAGCGATCACGGCGACGGCGTGCTGTTCAAGATGCGCGAGGACCCCAGGGTCACCCGGGTGGGCAAGTTCCTGCGCAAGTACTCCCTGGACGAGTTGCCGCAGCTGATCAACGTGCTGCTCGGCACGATGTCCCTGGTCGGCCCGCGGCCGCCGCTGCCGCTGGAGGTCGCGCGCTATGAGGACCACGTGCACCGCCGGCTGCTGGTCAAGCCGGGTCTGACCGGGCTCTGGCAGGTCAGCGGGCGCAGTGACCTCAGCTGGGACGAGTCGGTTCAGCTGGATCTGCGTTACGTGGAGAACTGGTCCCTCGGTGAGGATCTGTTCATCCTGTGGAAGACGGCTCGCGCGGTGGCCGCCGGCTCCGGAGCGTACTGA